Proteins from a genomic interval of Flammeovirgaceae bacterium SG7u.111:
- a CDS encoding LytTR family transcriptional regulator DNA-binding domain-containing protein, which translates to MSKVSVFIIEDDFIHANRLEMYLDEMGYYLAGMASNATQALKMIEAAQPDLLLVDIHLEGDFDGVQIVEHLNKKKAIPAIFITSYRDKETFERAKLTDPYAYIVKPYDKDTLQAAIELAVYKLSKTKSSQAQGDYRGWNEDRVIEEELFIKSKRRLIKIKLSGIFCVEAKDKFCLIGLAKETIEIRMSLQKLQEKLTNDHFLRIHRSFIINKDKISEINIQQNEVLLGTYTVPIGRSYKETFLNSIGSSMG; encoded by the coding sequence ATGTCAAAAGTAAGCGTATTTATCATAGAAGACGATTTCATCCATGCCAACCGACTAGAGATGTACCTAGATGAGATGGGCTATTACCTAGCGGGAATGGCCTCAAATGCAACCCAAGCACTAAAAATGATCGAAGCTGCACAACCAGATTTGTTGCTAGTAGATATCCACTTGGAGGGTGATTTTGATGGCGTGCAGATTGTGGAACACCTAAATAAGAAAAAAGCGATTCCAGCCATTTTCATCACGTCTTACAGAGACAAGGAAACTTTTGAAAGGGCAAAATTGACCGATCCTTACGCCTATATCGTCAAACCTTATGATAAGGATACCTTACAGGCGGCCATAGAGCTCGCCGTATACAAACTCTCCAAAACAAAAAGCAGCCAAGCCCAAGGTGACTATAGAGGATGGAACGAGGACCGTGTTATTGAGGAGGAATTATTTATAAAAAGCAAAAGAAGGCTTATTAAAATAAAACTAAGCGGCATCTTCTGTGTAGAAGCCAAAGACAAGTTCTGCCTAATTGGGCTAGCCAAGGAAACTATTGAAATCAGGATGTCCTTGCAAAAGCTGCAAGAAAAGCTTACAAATGACCATTTTTTAAGGATTCATCGCTCTTTTATTATAAATAAAGACAAAATTTCAGAAATAAACATTCAACAAAACGAGGTACTGCTAGGTACTTACACAGTACCCATTGGTAGGTCTTATAAAGAGACTTTTCTCAATAGCATTGGTTCATCAATGGGCTGA
- a CDS encoding Ig-like domain-containing protein, with translation MKKILFLLLTLIVITESKAQDCDTLSYEWETPTPTTTVYNYASGRLTGIPDPSNSTTPTDTKTIFEGFTSPNPGTTSVGAVLLGLGFLSDANDNLRIDVMVYDDNGSGRPGTQVGGVTGLSPTSLGVVHNFREFWIELPSLPVPTTSRFYIGVVMHPGDASDQLVVQANAKGQGNGDDSNSITTTKFGNEKLLSVYSSDIDLKIIAKLGIVRDPSFSYGSSSYCSNLPDPTPTISGDAGGTFTSSPSGLSINSSTGKIDLSASNEGTYMVRYTTGGACSQFKTQSVEIVNDQPTITCPSNQAIAFNASCQYTLPDYRSLATANDNCSTPTITQSPAPGSILSATQTITLTANDGDGNIRQCTFEVIPSDNTDPVISCPSNQTINIDGVTSALVPDYTSLVTATDNCDGSPTITQLPLAGSSIGLGTTTITLSAEDVSSNDASCTFDLLVQDITPPVVTITSLVADPINGAFTATFTFSESVTGFGIGDIVVGNGTASNFTANSASEYTALITPATDGTVTIDVAADVAQDAATNGNTAATQFSIEADLTGPTVAISSTTANPTNAAFTATFTFSENVTGFGIGDIVVGNGTASNFTANSASEYTALITPATDGTVTIDVAADLAQDDATNGNTAATQFSIEADLTGPTIAISSTAVDPINGTFTATFTFSESVTGFGVGDIVVGNGTASNFTANSASEYTALITPATDGTVTIDVAADLAQDEATNGNSAATQFSIEADLTEPTVAISSTTANPTNAAFTTTFTFSENVTGFDITDIVVGNGTASNFIANSASEYTALITPATDGTVTIDVAADLAQDDATNGNTAATQFSIKADLTEPTVAISSTTANPTNAAFTATFTFSENVTGFGIGDIVVGNGTASNFIANSASEYTALITPATDGTVTIDVAADVAQDAATNGNTAATQFSIEADLTGPTIAISSTAVDPINGAFTATFTFSENVTGFGIGDIVVGNGTASNFIANSASEYTALITPATDGTVTIDVAADVAQDAATNGNTAATQFSIEADLTEPTIAISSTAVDPINGAFTATFTFSESVTGFGIGDIVVGNGTASNFTTNSASEYTALITPATDGTVTIDVAADVAQDAATNGNTAATQFSIEADLTGPTVAISSTTANPTNAAFTATFTFSENVTGFGIGDIVVGNGTASNFIANSASEYTALITPATDGTVTIDVAADVAQDAATNGNTAATQFSIEADLTGPTVAISSTTANPTNATFTTTFTFSENVTGFGIGDIVVGNGTASNFIANSASEYTALITPATDGTVTIDVAADVAQDDATNGNTKATQFSIEYDGTVSQVICQNITVQLDANGTASIEASQIDNGSSDDYGIASISLDKTTFDCSNIGKNKVTLTVTDINGNTATCDAFVTVEDTLPPTVIVKDITLPLATNGQASITVDDIDNGSADNCSIASRTLDISSFDTPKTPSTTVTLTVTDHSGNTASATATVAFEKVSQSILFAILPDKSVGQNPFALEATGGGSGLPVTFSIVTEPSSGVASLVDGTIVIEGPGTVTVTASQAGNDIFAAAPDLSQTFEIQESALFLPTLFSPNGDGTNDLFLMRGGGNLASVGFSIFDREGNLVFSSESWEELSQTGWDGTTNGNKQPQGVYLWTIRGQFDDGSPLAIDGKTSGTIRLAR, from the coding sequence ATGAAGAAAATATTATTCTTACTACTTACACTAATAGTAATAACTGAAAGTAAGGCTCAAGACTGTGACACGTTATCCTATGAGTGGGAAACCCCCACTCCAACCACAACTGTTTATAATTATGCTTCTGGTAGGCTTACAGGTATACCAGATCCATCGAATTCTACAACCCCAACAGACACAAAAACAATCTTTGAAGGATTCACTAGCCCGAACCCTGGCACGACCTCAGTAGGAGCTGTTTTATTAGGTCTTGGGTTTCTTTCGGACGCCAATGATAATCTTAGGATTGATGTGATGGTTTATGATGACAATGGGTCAGGCAGACCAGGCACTCAGGTCGGGGGTGTAACAGGTCTTTCACCTACTTCGTTAGGGGTGGTGCATAATTTTAGAGAGTTTTGGATTGAGCTGCCTTCTTTGCCAGTTCCGACTACCAGTAGATTTTATATTGGCGTAGTGATGCACCCTGGGGATGCCAGTGATCAACTGGTTGTCCAAGCTAATGCTAAAGGACAGGGCAATGGAGATGACTCCAATAGTATTACAACAACCAAATTTGGAAATGAAAAATTACTTAGCGTTTATAGTAGCGATATAGATCTGAAAATAATAGCAAAACTGGGGATAGTTAGAGATCCTTCTTTTAGTTACGGCAGCAGCAGCTATTGTTCTAATCTACCTGATCCCACGCCTACTATATCAGGGGATGCAGGAGGTACATTCACCAGTTCTCCTTCGGGTCTTTCTATCAATAGTTCTACGGGTAAAATAGATTTGTCGGCTAGTAATGAGGGCACCTATATGGTGAGGTACACCACGGGAGGAGCATGTTCTCAGTTCAAAACCCAATCTGTAGAAATTGTAAATGATCAACCTACAATTACTTGCCCGAGTAATCAGGCAATAGCTTTTAATGCGAGTTGTCAATATACTTTGCCTGACTATAGGAGTTTGGCTACTGCCAATGACAACTGTAGTACACCTACCATTACCCAATCCCCCGCTCCAGGCTCTATTTTGTCCGCCACTCAAACCATTACACTCACTGCAAATGATGGGGATGGAAATATCAGGCAATGTACGTTTGAAGTGATTCCGTCTGATAATACCGATCCTGTGATTAGCTGCCCAAGCAATCAAACCATTAACATTGACGGAGTTACCTCAGCTCTAGTACCAGATTATACATCCTTGGTTACAGCCACCGATAATTGTGACGGAAGTCCTACTATTACCCAATTGCCTTTAGCAGGCAGTAGTATTGGGCTAGGCACAACCACAATTACTCTGTCGGCTGAAGACGTATCTTCGAATGATGCTTCATGCACATTTGACCTCTTAGTGCAAGATATTACTCCACCAGTAGTAACAATCACAAGTCTGGTAGCTGACCCCATCAATGGGGCTTTTACAGCGACTTTTACTTTCTCAGAATCAGTTACGGGTTTTGGGATCGGGGATATTGTGGTAGGGAACGGAACGGCAAGCAACTTTACCGCCAACAGTGCTTCGGAATATACAGCCCTGATAACCCCGGCTACCGACGGGACGGTCACCATCGACGTGGCAGCGGACGTGGCACAAGACGCGGCGACCAACGGGAACACCGCAGCCACCCAGTTCAGCATAGAGGCAGACCTGACCGGCCCGACAGTCGCAATTTCAAGCACAACAGCCAATCCGACAAACGCCGCTTTCACCGCTACCTTCACCTTTTCAGAAAACGTGACAGGTTTTGGGATCGGGGATATTGTGGTAGGGAACGGAACGGCAAGCAACTTTACCGCCAACAGCGCTTCGGAATATACAGCCCTGATAACCCCGGCTACCGACGGGACGGTCACCATCGACGTGGCAGCGGACCTGGCACAAGATGACGCCACAAACGGGAACACCGCAGCCACCCAGTTCAGCATAGAGGCAGACCTGACCGGCCCGACAATCGCAATTTCAAGCACTGCCGTTGACCCCATCAATGGGACTTTTACAGCGACTTTTACTTTCTCAGAATCAGTTACGGGTTTTGGGGTTGGCGATATCGTGGTAGGGAACGGCACGGCAAGCAACTTTACCGCCAACAGCGCTTCGGAATATACAGCCCTGATAACCCCGGCTACCGACGGGACGGTCACCATCGACGTGGCAGCGGATCTGGCACAAGATGAAGCCACAAACGGGAACAGCGCAGCCACCCAGTTCAGCATAGAGGCAGACCTGACCGAGCCGACAGTCGCAATTTCAAGCACAACAGCCAATCCGACAAACGCCGCTTTCACCACTACCTTCACCTTTTCAGAAAACGTGACAGGCTTTGACATTACCGATATTGTGGTAGGGAACGGCACGGCAAGCAACTTTATCGCCAACAGCGCTTCGGAATATACAGCCCTGATAACCCCGGCTACCGACGGGACGGTCACCATCGACGTGGCAGCGGATCTGGCACAAGATGACGCCACAAACGGAAACACCGCAGCCACCCAGTTCAGCATCAAGGCAGACCTGACCGAGCCGACAGTCGCAATTTCAAGCACAACAGCCAATCCGACAAACGCCGCTTTCACCGCTACCTTCACCTTTTCAGAAAACGTGACAGGTTTTGGGATCGGGGATATTGTGGTAGGGAACGGCACGGCAAGCAACTTTATCGCCAACAGCGCTTCGGAATATACAGCCCTGATAACCCCGGCTACCGACGGGACGGTCACCATCGACGTGGCAGCCGATGTGGCACAAGACGCGGCGACCAACGGCAACACCGCAGCCACCCAGTTCAGCATAGAGGCAGACCTGACCGGCCCGACAATCGCAATTTCAAGCACTGCCGTTGACCCCATCAATGGGGCTTTTACAGCGACTTTTACCTTTTCAGAAAACGTGACAGGTTTTGGGATCGGGGATATTGTGGTAGGGAACGGCACGGCAAGCAACTTTATCGCCAACAGCGCTTCGGAATATACAGCCCTGATAACCCCGGCTACCGACGGGACGGTCACCATCGACGTGGCAGCCGATGTGGCACAAGACGCGGCGACCAACGGCAACACCGCAGCCACCCAGTTCAGCATCGAGGCAGATCTGACCGAGCCGACAATCGCAATTTCAAGCACTGCCGTTGACCCCATCAATGGGGCTTTTACAGCGACTTTTACTTTCTCAGAATCAGTTACGGGTTTTGGGATCGGGGATATTGTGGTAGGGAACGGTACGGCAAGCAACTTTACCACCAATAGCGCTTCGGAATATACAGCCCTGATAACCCCGGCTACCGACGGGACGGTCACCATCGACGTGGCAGCCGACGTGGCACAAGATGCAGCCACAAACGGCAACACCGCAGCCACCCAGTTCAGCATCGAGGCAGACCTGACCGGTCCGACAGTCGCAATTTCAAGCACAACAGCCAATCCGACAAACGCCGCTTTCACCGCTACCTTCACCTTTTCAGAAAACGTGACAGGATTTGGGATCGGGGATATTGTGGTAGGGAACGGAACGGCAAGCAACTTTATCGCCAACAGTGCTTCGGAATATACAGCCCTGATAACCCCGGCTACCGACGGGACGGTCACCATCGACGTGGCAGCCGATGTGGCACAAGACGCGGCGACAAACGGCAACACCGCAGCCACCCAGTTCAGCATAGAGGCAGACTTGACCGGCCCGACAGTCGCAATTTCAAGCACAACAGCCAATCCGACAAACGCCACTTTCACCACAACCTTTACCTTTTCAGAAAACGTGACAGGTTTTGGGATCGGGGATATTGTGGTAGGGAACGGCACGGCAAGCAACTTTATCGCCAACAGCGCTTCGGAATATACAGCCCTGATAACCCCGGCTACCGACGGGACGGTCACCATCGACGTGGCAGCCGATGTGGCACAAGATGATGCTACCAACGGAAACACGAAAGCTACCCAATTCAGCATTGAATACGACGGCACGGTCAGTCAGGTCATCTGCCAAAACATCACCGTGCAATTGGATGCCAATGGGACAGCATCTATAGAGGCGTCACAAATCGACAACGGGTCTTCCGACGATTATGGGATAGCGTCCATTTCATTGGATAAAACAACTTTCGATTGCAGCAACATTGGAAAAAACAAGGTAACCCTCACAGTGACCGATATAAATGGGAATACAGCCACTTGTGATGCCTTTGTTACAGTGGAGGACACGCTTCCACCAACCGTCATCGTAAAAGACATCACCTTGCCCTTGGCTACAAACGGACAGGCATCCATTACCGTGGACGATATCGACAATGGCAGCGCCGACAATTGCTCCATAGCAAGCCGGACACTTGATATTTCTAGTTTTGACACACCCAAAACACCCTCAACCACGGTAACACTTACAGTAACCGACCATAGTGGAAACACAGCCTCGGCTACAGCGACCGTAGCCTTTGAAAAAGTTTCACAGTCCATTCTGTTTGCCATCTTGCCGGACAAAAGCGTTGGCCAAAACCCATTTGCCCTTGAGGCGACGGGCGGAGGATCGGGCTTGCCCGTCACCTTTTCGATCGTGACCGAGCCCTCATCGGGGGTCGCCTCACTTGTAGATGGCACCATCGTTATAGAAGGACCTGGCACGGTAACGGTAACGGCCAGCCAAGCGGGCAATGATATATTCGCCGCTGCACCAGATTTGTCACAAACTTTTGAGATACAGGAAAGCGCCCTCTTCCTTCCCACACTTTTCAGCCCTAACGGCGACGGTACCAACGACCTATTCCTTATGCGCGGAGGGGGAAACCTGGCGAGCGTGGGCTTCTCCATATTCGACAGGGAGGGGAACCTTGTCTTTAGTTCCGAAAGCTGGGAAGAGCTTTCCCAAACAGGATGGGACGGGACCACCAACGGCAATAAACAGCCACAAGGCGTCTACCTATGGACCATAAGGGGCCAGTTTGACGATGGCTCCCCTCTTGCCATAGACGGAAAAACTTCTGGTACCATCCGCTTAGCTAGATAA
- a CDS encoding tetratricopeptide repeat protein, translated as MNKYLFFILLYILYLSTAGIAQNQAKIDSLKGILPTTSGEKRVKVLRDLCYYSRSINFMAAVSYGEQAVSYATEIGNKDQLGSAYEDLGSIHLRTGRYETALDFYKKALAIFVETKNKEAEASTMHNTGVVYLYKANYPMSLDCLFKALKIKNSLGKAKAAITLSSIGEVYRAKKDNNKALDYYFQALKEARKTQNKSDISVVLNNIEIIYRQKGDFEKALEYRMQAIAIHKETGDDFGLAISYNNLGELYDEQGDLEKAMHYFRKSLEIKERMDNQQGISHTSERMARVYTKLNDFKNADRLAQKSLTIAVEIGNTNRAANIYKTLSSIYQHFGKYEQALLYYQDFTSLKDSVFDKNKEVIISDIETKYQTAKKEAENALLKLETEKQMATIAQKNKLVTFFIVGSLILLVLAGLLYHAYLQKNKNNKLLAAQKKELTQLNATKNRFFGIIAHDLRGPLTALQGISGLLNYNIKKGNIENLHKIALQIEDSAQKVNTLLDNLLKWALSQEGAMPFQPQRLALKPIVEESVQYFKDMAAAKDIHIEADIPQEVHVHADKETLSTIFRNLINNSIKFTPNGGSVSLLAIGNHEGVQIDVKDNGTGIEEERIKKLFALNDAKSTSGTNAEKGTGLGLVLVNDFVHMNHGTIEIKSKPNHGSVFSITLPTNYAKAS; from the coding sequence ATGAACAAATACCTCTTTTTTATCCTACTTTATATTCTTTACTTGTCCACCGCTGGAATAGCCCAAAACCAAGCGAAAATCGATAGTCTTAAAGGCATCCTACCAACTACCTCTGGGGAAAAGAGAGTAAAAGTACTTAGGGATTTATGTTATTACAGCCGTTCCATCAATTTTATGGCTGCCGTCTCTTATGGGGAACAGGCTGTGTCATATGCCACAGAAATAGGTAATAAAGATCAATTGGGTTCGGCATATGAGGATTTAGGAAGTATTCATCTGCGTACAGGCCGATATGAGACCGCATTAGATTTCTATAAGAAAGCCTTAGCAATATTTGTAGAAACAAAAAATAAAGAAGCTGAAGCTTCAACAATGCATAATACAGGGGTGGTATATTTGTATAAAGCAAATTACCCCATGTCATTGGATTGCTTATTCAAGGCCTTGAAAATAAAAAATTCGCTAGGGAAGGCAAAGGCAGCAATTACCTTGAGTAGTATAGGGGAAGTATATCGTGCTAAAAAAGACAATAACAAAGCCTTGGATTATTACTTTCAAGCTCTTAAAGAGGCTAGGAAAACTCAGAATAAGTCAGACATTTCGGTAGTACTAAACAATATTGAAATCATTTATCGACAAAAAGGCGATTTTGAAAAAGCATTGGAATATAGGATGCAGGCAATAGCTATTCATAAAGAAACAGGAGACGACTTTGGCTTAGCCATCAGTTATAATAATCTAGGAGAGCTATATGATGAGCAGGGAGATCTCGAAAAGGCTATGCACTATTTTAGAAAATCGTTAGAAATCAAAGAACGAATGGACAACCAGCAAGGGATATCACATACCTCTGAGCGGATGGCAAGAGTCTATACAAAACTAAACGATTTTAAAAATGCGGACAGGCTTGCCCAAAAAAGCCTGACTATTGCGGTGGAAATTGGCAATACAAATAGGGCAGCAAATATTTACAAAACCCTTTCCTCCATTTACCAACACTTTGGCAAATACGAACAAGCGCTTTTATATTATCAAGACTTTACGTCCTTAAAAGACTCCGTGTTTGATAAAAACAAAGAAGTCATTATCTCGGATATTGAAACAAAATACCAAACCGCCAAAAAAGAAGCTGAAAATGCACTGCTAAAGCTAGAAACAGAAAAGCAAATGGCTACTATTGCCCAAAAAAACAAGTTGGTCACATTCTTCATCGTTGGCTCACTTATACTACTGGTACTAGCAGGTCTACTTTATCACGCTTACCTACAAAAAAACAAGAACAACAAACTGTTGGCGGCACAAAAGAAAGAACTTACCCAACTCAATGCTACCAAAAACAGGTTTTTTGGTATTATTGCCCATGACCTCCGAGGTCCACTTACCGCACTACAAGGCATTTCCGGGCTATTGAACTATAACATTAAAAAGGGGAATATTGAAAATCTCCATAAAATAGCCTTACAGATTGAAGACTCTGCCCAAAAGGTAAATACACTACTCGACAATTTATTGAAATGGGCATTGAGCCAAGAAGGGGCAATGCCTTTTCAACCCCAACGACTGGCTCTCAAACCTATAGTAGAGGAGAGTGTTCAGTATTTCAAAGATATGGCAGCTGCAAAAGATATTCACATAGAAGCAGATATCCCCCAAGAGGTGCATGTACATGCCGATAAAGAAACACTGAGCACTATTTTTAGAAATTTGATCAATAACAGTATTAAATTCACTCCCAATGGAGGTTCTGTAAGTTTATTGGCCATAGGTAATCACGAAGGTGTACAAATAGATGTAAAAGACAATGGAACTGGAATAGAAGAAGAAAGGATCAAAAAACTATTTGCCCTAAATGATGCTAAAAGCACATCGGGAACAAATGCCGAAAAAGGCACCGGGCTGGGACTTGTATTGGTAAATGACTTTGTGCATATGAACCACGGGACTATCGAGATTAAAAGTAAACCAAACCATGGTAGCGTATTTTCTATCACACTGCCTACAAACTACGCCAAGGCAAGTTAA